A genome region from Labilibaculum antarcticum includes the following:
- a CDS encoding 3-oxoacyl-ACP synthase III family protein, whose amino-acid sequence MNLKYHNKKITGMLTVIPQNEVKFEDTIGNYNFSSKQSKQLGKIMGYNRQRIVLPGVTVSDLCVHGLNYLFNEDFLNKDEIDALILVTESPDYILPPTSNVIQGRLNLKEDIFCMDINQGCAGHLIGLMQAFAMLEQVSINKVVLLNADVLSHKASERDRNSRPLAGDGASITIVEKCEEQNTIYANLKMDGKRHEALIIPAGGFKTPSSPQTGILKEDDNGNFRALDHLHMKGDVVFNFVQKEVPLMIDSLLEFAKIEKDEVDYYLFHQPNRFMLQKLADRLEVSYDKLPNNIVERFGNANSVTVPTVVTYNLGEKAETNEYLICLAGFGVGLTWCSMLMKFGKLDFCKMIEY is encoded by the coding sequence ATGAATCTGAAATATCATAATAAAAAGATAACAGGAATGCTTACTGTTATTCCGCAAAATGAAGTTAAGTTCGAAGATACAATAGGAAATTATAATTTCTCTTCGAAACAATCAAAGCAATTGGGAAAAATAATGGGATATAATCGGCAGCGAATAGTTTTACCGGGGGTAACAGTGTCTGATTTATGTGTGCATGGTCTGAATTATTTATTTAACGAAGATTTTTTAAATAAAGATGAAATTGATGCATTAATTTTGGTTACTGAATCGCCGGACTATATTTTGCCACCAACGAGTAATGTTATACAAGGTCGGCTTAACCTGAAAGAAGATATTTTCTGTATGGATATCAATCAGGGATGTGCTGGACATCTGATTGGGTTAATGCAAGCTTTTGCAATGTTAGAACAAGTCTCAATTAATAAAGTTGTATTACTTAATGCTGATGTATTAAGTCATAAAGCTTCGGAAAGAGATCGTAATAGCAGGCCCTTAGCTGGTGACGGAGCTTCCATAACAATCGTTGAAAAATGTGAAGAACAAAACACCATATATGCAAATCTTAAAATGGATGGCAAAAGGCATGAAGCTTTGATTATTCCGGCAGGAGGATTCAAAACACCCTCTTCTCCCCAGACGGGCATATTAAAAGAGGATGATAACGGTAACTTCAGGGCATTAGATCATTTGCACATGAAAGGTGATGTCGTTTTCAATTTTGTACAAAAAGAAGTTCCCTTAATGATTGACAGTCTGCTCGAATTTGCAAAGATTGAAAAAGACGAGGTAGATTATTACCTATTTCATCAACCCAATAGGTTCATGTTGCAAAAGTTGGCAGATCGATTAGAAGTCTCCTATGATAAATTACCGAATAATATTGTGGAAAGATTTGGTAATGCTAATAGCGTTACAGTACCAACGGTTGTAACATACAATTTAGGAGAAAAAGCGGAGACAAATGAATACCTGATCTGTTTGGCCGGATTTGGTGTTGGGTTAACCTGGTGTTCGATGTTGATGAAGTTTGGCAAATTGGATTTTTGTAAGATGATTGAGTATTAG
- a CDS encoding acyl carrier protein, protein MITKDKVQSKLIDFLCCQFLVEESDIELEESLIDTGIIDSMGLIEIAFYIEKEYSFKVTEVMMNSANFGSVYKIVDFITNQSLLLGRIG, encoded by the coding sequence ATGATTACAAAAGATAAAGTTCAGTCAAAGTTAATTGATTTTTTATGTTGTCAGTTTTTGGTGGAAGAATCCGATATTGAATTGGAAGAATCGCTTATAGATACAGGAATTATTGATTCCATGGGCCTAATTGAAATTGCTTTCTATATTGAGAAAGAATATTCATTCAAAGTAACGGAGGTCATGATGAACAGTGCTAATTTTGGCTCTGTTTATAAAATTGTAGATTTCATTACAAACCAAAGTCTACTGTTAGGTAGAATAGGGTAG
- a CDS encoding acetyltransferase: METKNKQYLLYGGSGHAKVIAECIAASQGIVEGIFDDNPDLKSFGDFPFFGCYQKEKHRFPLVVSIGDNLIRKKIVKNVKYLFGTIIHPSACVSPNVEIGEGSVIFHNSILQVDSRIGKHVILNSGASVDHECVLGDFVHISPQATLCGNVVVGEGTHIGANAVVIPYITIGKWATIGAGAVIIHDVPDFAIVVGNPGKLIKFKEPVCNTSCLKSGKKRQ; this comes from the coding sequence ATGGAAACAAAGAATAAACAATACCTACTTTATGGGGGTAGTGGGCATGCAAAGGTGATTGCCGAGTGCATCGCTGCAAGCCAGGGGATTGTTGAAGGTATATTCGACGATAATCCTGATCTGAAAAGCTTTGGCGATTTTCCTTTTTTTGGTTGTTATCAAAAGGAGAAGCACAGATTTCCCTTGGTGGTATCAATTGGGGATAATTTAATCCGTAAAAAAATTGTTAAAAACGTTAAATATTTGTTTGGCACTATTATACACCCATCTGCTTGTGTTTCGCCTAATGTCGAAATTGGAGAAGGTAGTGTTATTTTTCACAACTCTATTTTGCAAGTTGATAGTCGTATTGGCAAGCATGTTATATTGAATTCGGGAGCTTCTGTAGATCACGAATGTGTTCTTGGGGATTTTGTTCATATCTCACCACAAGCTACTTTATGTGGAAATGTTGTGGTTGGAGAAGGTACTCATATCGGAGCTAATGCCGTTGTTATACCTTATATTACAATTGGAAAGTGGGCAACAATTGGTGCTGGCGCTGTAATTATACATGACGTGCCAGATTTTGCAATTGTTGTTGGGAATCCTGGCAAGCTTATTAAATTTAAAGAGCCTGTTTGTAATACCTCATGCCTTAAGTCAGGGAAGAAAAGACAATAA
- a CDS encoding condensation domain-containing protein, giving the protein MISPLSNIQKQFYINNIVYPKDTSYNVPLVYKVSGALNLIILENAVNAIINKYDILRSSFKRNGKQLYRLTHEEEKCKIKVEQVFLSTDFVDTNTAELDEEVHKRFNLEEWPLLRIKLFVYKNEVTVLSFIFHHIIIDLHSYNIFVNELSHYYNNYIEHIPVNSEKSSDYYTNFVDWESKWINTNDAAKMLDFWRHQFDARKHLLNLPTDFKRPAMQSKLGKRIYFALNEKSTSDVKQLAKLNAVAPFSILLAGYALLCHQLSGQNKIIIGVPLSNRRIANNKNIFGPLLNIAPIVIDFSDSKKSVELILHVRMALLKAHRNQEVPFLHMVNHLDIERSFAYSPIFQIGFAYEPRTEFSFNGVSTEPLVVERKGAQLDLFYSFWEDDKKIHGFMEYSSDLFAESTIIKWIDEFKNVIEYLCDKH; this is encoded by the coding sequence ATGATTTCGCCACTTTCAAATATTCAAAAACAGTTTTATATCAATAATATTGTGTATCCGAAAGATACATCATATAATGTACCATTAGTTTATAAAGTTAGTGGTGCACTTAACTTGATTATTTTAGAAAATGCGGTTAATGCTATTATTAATAAATACGATATTCTAAGATCATCTTTTAAAAGAAATGGAAAACAATTATATCGCTTAACTCATGAGGAGGAAAAGTGTAAAATTAAAGTGGAACAAGTTTTCTTATCTACTGATTTTGTTGATACAAACACTGCAGAACTTGACGAAGAGGTTCATAAAAGATTTAACTTGGAAGAATGGCCACTTTTACGAATAAAATTATTTGTTTATAAAAACGAGGTGACAGTATTATCATTTATTTTTCACCACATAATTATTGATTTGCATTCTTATAATATTTTTGTCAATGAATTATCGCATTATTATAATAACTATATTGAGCATATACCAGTTAACAGTGAAAAAAGTAGTGATTATTACACCAATTTTGTTGACTGGGAAAGTAAATGGATTAATACTAATGATGCTGCAAAAATGTTAGATTTTTGGAGACATCAGTTCGATGCCCGGAAACATTTACTAAATCTTCCTACTGATTTTAAAAGGCCAGCTATGCAAAGTAAGCTAGGTAAAAGAATCTATTTTGCTTTAAATGAAAAAAGTACTTCTGATGTAAAACAACTGGCCAAACTTAATGCTGTCGCCCCTTTTTCTATTCTGTTAGCAGGTTACGCATTGCTTTGTCATCAATTAAGTGGTCAAAATAAGATTATTATAGGTGTTCCTTTATCGAATCGGCGAATTGCAAATAATAAAAATATTTTTGGCCCACTTCTAAATATCGCTCCGATTGTAATTGATTTTTCCGATTCAAAAAAATCAGTGGAACTGATTCTACATGTTCGTATGGCATTACTTAAAGCACATCGAAATCAGGAAGTACCGTTTTTACATATGGTTAATCATTTGGATATTGAGAGGAGTTTTGCCTATAGTCCGATTTTTCAGATTGGGTTTGCGTATGAGCCTCGAACTGAATTTTCTTTCAATGGTGTTAGTACTGAACCACTAGTTGTTGAACGAAAAGGAGCTCAGCTCGATTTATTTTATAGCTTTTGGGAGGATGATAAAAAAATTCATGGGTTCATGGAGTATTCTTCAGATCTTTTTGCAGAGTCAACCATAATTAAATGGATTGATGAATTTAAAAACGTTATTGAATATTTATGTGACAAGCATTGA
- a CDS encoding acetyltransferase produces the protein MKKRLFIVGAGGLGRGLESCLENVLENQRDWNLVGFIDESATALDGVYSDYKILGDIDSFQFENDDLAIIAIGDPNTRENIYKRLKGRVNFFTFIEPGAIVGKFNRIGEGCIILAASFISNNVKIGKFTIVLEKSTVGHDSELGDFCSLMPNVDVGGGCYFGNNVFAGTKATIIPRRSIADRVTIGAGSVVVRNIKNSCTVFGNPAKKI, from the coding sequence ATGAAAAAAAGATTATTTATTGTTGGAGCTGGCGGACTTGGTAGAGGTTTAGAGTCGTGCCTGGAAAATGTGTTGGAAAACCAAAGAGACTGGAATTTGGTTGGATTTATTGATGAATCAGCGACGGCATTGGATGGGGTGTATTCCGATTACAAAATATTAGGAGATATTGATTCCTTTCAATTTGAAAATGATGATTTGGCGATTATTGCCATAGGTGATCCAAATACAAGGGAGAATATTTATAAGCGATTAAAAGGGAGAGTTAATTTTTTTACATTTATCGAGCCTGGTGCCATTGTTGGTAAATTTAACCGGATAGGGGAAGGATGTATCATCTTGGCCGCATCCTTTATTTCCAACAATGTTAAAATTGGTAAGTTTACTATTGTTTTAGAAAAATCCACTGTTGGACACGATTCCGAGCTCGGCGATTTTTGTTCTTTAATGCCAAATGTTGATGTAGGTGGAGGTTGTTATTTTGGCAATAATGTTTTTGCCGGCACAAAAGCCACTATTATTCCTCGACGATCAATTGCTGATAGGGTCACTATTGGTGCGGGAAGTGTTGTCGTGAGAAATATCAAGAATAGTTGTACCGTTTTTGGTAATCCGGCTAAAAAAATATGA
- the asnB gene encoding asparagine synthase (glutamine-hydrolyzing) has product MCGIAGVYGEDLSKDSRRNEIQQMISSLQHRGPDGWGYYISPEIALGHARLSIVDLATGDQPFATDKYVISFNGEIYNFIEIRQELEKRGIRFKSTSDTEVLLRAYEYYGESCFEKLNGQFAVLIWSKVEKELLIARDRFGIRPLYILNHKERFYFASELKAFDTIEGYSREFDIKRLYEHALLWNTYGDHTIYKQIRSLQGGTYAKYENGKLILEKKYYELGNNNSYDKRSFQQAEEEFNYLLEDSVKLRLRSDVPVGAYLSGGIDSSVITHLVKENTEKKFKTFSIAFDDAEYDESTYQREMVDQIKSDHYTLNINNKQIDAAFPDAIYHTERPVFRTAAVPLYLLSQKVKENDIKVVLTGEGADEILWGYDSFKEVKMLEFWSKFPDSSIRPQLIKKLYPHLSHYRDERQYGMMKMFYEGFLGDFDNKLASVNIRIHNNKILKNYFNRDHNLSYEKDSMIKEMDSFFPEKYTSWSLLQQNQFMEMNTLLSGYLLSSQGDRMSLANGVEGRYPFLDHRIIDSLFSVNEKFKLNGFSQKYLLTQSFKNKIPKSILNRPKRPYMSPDLKSFFVNGKPTENVAFFLSDDLINEYKIFDLRFVQRFMKKFSTGVPQNIGYRDNMIISFIVSTQIANYWMKNPKKYVLSEDLLKIKIVDY; this is encoded by the coding sequence ATGTGCGGAATTGCGGGTGTTTATGGAGAGGATCTTAGTAAAGATTCAAGACGGAATGAAATTCAACAAATGATATCATCACTTCAGCATAGGGGACCTGACGGTTGGGGGTATTATATCTCCCCTGAAATTGCACTGGGACATGCCCGCCTGTCGATTGTGGATCTTGCAACAGGTGATCAACCATTTGCTACTGATAAATATGTGATTTCCTTTAATGGAGAAATCTACAATTTTATAGAAATAAGACAGGAACTTGAAAAAAGAGGTATCCGCTTTAAATCGACTAGTGATACAGAGGTCTTACTACGGGCATATGAATATTACGGTGAAAGTTGTTTCGAAAAGCTCAATGGACAGTTTGCTGTTTTAATCTGGAGTAAAGTTGAAAAAGAATTGCTTATAGCCAGAGATCGATTTGGGATTCGCCCCCTTTACATTCTTAATCATAAGGAGCGTTTCTATTTCGCTTCCGAACTAAAGGCATTTGATACTATAGAGGGATATTCCAGAGAATTTGATATAAAAAGATTGTATGAACATGCTTTGCTTTGGAATACCTATGGGGATCATACTATTTACAAGCAAATTAGATCTTTACAAGGTGGGACTTATGCGAAATATGAAAATGGAAAACTGATTTTAGAAAAAAAATATTACGAACTGGGAAACAATAACTCTTACGATAAAAGGTCTTTTCAGCAAGCAGAAGAGGAATTTAACTATTTGTTGGAAGATTCTGTAAAATTGAGATTGAGAAGTGATGTTCCAGTTGGAGCTTACCTTAGCGGAGGAATCGACAGTTCTGTAATTACCCATTTGGTTAAGGAAAATACTGAGAAAAAATTTAAAACCTTTTCCATAGCTTTCGATGATGCTGAATATGATGAATCCACTTACCAGAGAGAGATGGTTGATCAAATTAAATCAGATCATTATACCTTAAATATCAATAATAAGCAAATTGATGCTGCTTTCCCAGATGCGATCTATCATACAGAGAGACCCGTGTTTAGAACTGCTGCCGTTCCCCTGTATTTACTTTCCCAAAAAGTCAAGGAAAACGATATTAAGGTTGTACTTACAGGTGAAGGAGCGGATGAGATACTTTGGGGGTATGACTCCTTTAAGGAAGTGAAAATGCTTGAGTTTTGGTCTAAGTTTCCTGATTCGTCTATTCGTCCTCAACTGATTAAAAAACTTTATCCCCACTTAAGTCATTACCGGGATGAGCGACAGTATGGGATGATGAAGATGTTTTATGAGGGTTTTCTGGGAGATTTTGATAATAAATTGGCTTCAGTGAATATTCGGATTCACAACAACAAGATACTTAAAAACTATTTTAATAGGGATCACAATCTTTCTTATGAAAAGGATTCGATGATAAAGGAAATGGATTCATTTTTTCCTGAAAAATATACCTCTTGGAGTCTTCTTCAGCAAAATCAATTCATGGAAATGAATACCTTATTGTCAGGTTATCTTTTATCCTCGCAGGGCGATAGAATGTCTTTGGCTAATGGTGTTGAAGGGCGCTATCCATTTTTGGATCATCGGATTATAGATAGCTTGTTTTCGGTGAATGAAAAATTTAAATTGAATGGCTTTTCTCAAAAATATTTGTTGACTCAAAGTTTTAAAAACAAGATTCCAAAGTCTATTTTGAATCGACCGAAACGTCCCTATATGTCACCAGATCTCAAATCTTTTTTTGTGAATGGAAAACCGACAGAAAATGTAGCTTTCTTTCTTAGTGATGATCTAATAAATGAGTACAAAATATTCGATTTGAGATTTGTTCAACGTTTTATGAAGAAATTTTCAACAGGAGTTCCTCAGAATATAGGTTATCGGGATAACATGATTATTAGTTTTATTGTATCAACTCAAATCGCGAATTATTGGATGAAAAATCCAAAGAAATATGTGCTTTCAGAAGATCTGTTAAAAATAAAAATTGTTGATTATTAA
- a CDS encoding acyltransferase family protein, with protein sequence MTKSLGLKDGKIKSLDQLRGFLAICVVIYHIPQISRSVGLPHFSELPIFNRGTEAVLVFFTLSGYFIIGLLYDEKECFGSINIKNFYLRRILRLYPVYYLVLTFGFVFYHFLLPLLGIPFETNYNLLEAIVLNVAFLPNVFKTLYEPGSILLVLWSIGIEEQFYLLTAPLLALLALNRYAGGLLLFTLVYFILFHTSYFSFLKDYSFYYYFMSAGGTVAVLSRNAYVLSFKSSLARLGVYFVFLLHFSTDWFQFGNEYAKGAFEVILFCVLIVNLAVDDKRFEKFRFMQYLGKISYGIYMYHMIVVNFVLFLFLKLHTFFDLSSITLIILINLSCLLGTFFVSHFSFKYFESYFLHFKYKFRA encoded by the coding sequence ATGACTAAAAGCTTGGGTTTAAAGGATGGTAAAATTAAAAGCTTGGATCAACTCCGTGGATTTTTGGCTATCTGTGTGGTTATTTACCATATACCACAGATATCCCGATCTGTAGGGCTGCCGCATTTTTCTGAATTGCCAATATTTAACAGGGGAACGGAAGCGGTGTTAGTATTTTTTACCTTAAGTGGCTATTTTATTATCGGTTTGCTTTATGATGAGAAGGAATGTTTTGGATCAATCAATATTAAGAATTTTTATTTAAGAAGGATTTTGAGATTATATCCGGTCTATTATTTAGTGTTAACATTTGGCTTTGTATTTTATCATTTTTTACTTCCTTTGCTAGGTATTCCTTTCGAGACGAATTACAATCTCCTTGAAGCGATTGTATTAAATGTAGCTTTTTTGCCCAATGTGTTTAAAACACTTTATGAACCGGGATCTATATTATTAGTTTTATGGTCTATTGGCATAGAAGAACAATTTTATCTGCTTACTGCACCATTATTAGCACTTCTGGCACTTAATCGGTATGCCGGAGGCTTACTCCTTTTTACATTGGTTTATTTTATTTTATTTCATACCAGTTATTTTTCTTTTCTAAAAGACTATTCGTTTTATTATTATTTTATGTCGGCCGGCGGCACTGTAGCCGTTCTTAGCAGGAATGCTTATGTGTTATCTTTCAAATCTTCCCTTGCTCGTTTGGGGGTTTATTTTGTTTTTTTGCTTCACTTTAGTACCGATTGGTTTCAATTCGGTAACGAATATGCTAAGGGAGCCTTTGAAGTCATCCTTTTTTGTGTATTAATTGTAAATCTAGCGGTTGATGATAAGCGCTTTGAAAAATTTAGGTTCATGCAGTATCTGGGGAAAATTTCATATGGTATTTATATGTACCATATGATCGTTGTAAACTTCGTTTTATTTCTTTTTTTGAAGCTTCACACCTTCTTCGATTTATCATCAATAACGCTTATTATTCTTATTAATTTAAGTTGTTTACTGGGTACTTTTTTTGTTTCGCATTTTTCATTTAAGTATTTTGAGTCCTACTTCTTACATTTTAAGTATAAATTTCGTGCTTAG
- a CDS encoding acyl carrier protein: MKENDFILKIKEELEIDEPLSTKTRFDSLEIWDSMARLILISLVDEQFQIQMNAEDFKVLLTPEDLINKIGVDHFDGYDLISNS; encoded by the coding sequence ATGAAAGAAAATGATTTTATTTTAAAAATAAAGGAAGAACTTGAAATCGATGAACCGCTCAGTACTAAAACCCGGTTTGATAGTTTAGAGATTTGGGATTCTATGGCCAGACTTATTTTGATTTCACTTGTTGATGAACAATTTCAAATTCAAATGAATGCCGAAGATTTTAAGGTGCTTTTAACTCCAGAAGATCTAATTAATAAGATTGGAGTTGATCATTTTGACGGTTATGATCTTATCTCAAACAGTTAA
- a CDS encoding DegT/DnrJ/EryC1/StrS family aminotransferase: protein MQNKIWLSSPHMGGNEMSYVQEAYDTNWVAPLGPNVNEFEKALEVYTNSDHASALNSGTSAIHLALILLGVGPGDEVIAQSFTFSATINPICYLGAVPVLIDSEVDTWNMCPEALKRAIEDRIRKGKKPKAILPVHLYGMPAKMQEIREVANFYSIPIVEDAAEALGSSLNGKKMGAWGEFGVLSFNGNKIITTSGGGALLSNDKKMIEKSRFLATQARDEAPHYQHSTIGYNYRMSNIVAGIGRGQMEVLTERVNRRREINSWYKKMLKDIPGLVFHSEPNSDYYSNFWLTAILIDPLKAKGITREMVRLSLEKEHIESRPLWKPMHLQPIFEDCPFYGTGVSERLFEEGLCLPSGSNLSENEMQRISISLKKLF from the coding sequence ATGCAAAATAAAATTTGGTTGTCCTCACCACATATGGGGGGGAATGAAATGAGCTATGTACAAGAGGCATATGATACCAATTGGGTGGCTCCTTTAGGGCCTAATGTTAATGAGTTTGAAAAGGCCTTAGAAGTATATACGAATTCTGATCATGCTTCAGCATTGAATTCAGGAACTTCCGCGATCCACTTGGCTTTGATTCTTTTAGGGGTTGGTCCTGGTGATGAGGTGATTGCGCAAAGTTTTACTTTTTCGGCAACGATAAATCCAATTTGCTATTTAGGAGCTGTTCCGGTACTTATTGATTCTGAGGTTGATACGTGGAATATGTGCCCTGAGGCATTGAAAAGAGCCATAGAAGATCGAATCAGGAAAGGAAAAAAACCAAAGGCAATACTACCAGTTCACCTTTATGGAATGCCTGCTAAGATGCAAGAAATAAGAGAGGTGGCGAATTTTTATTCAATACCCATTGTAGAAGATGCTGCTGAAGCATTAGGTTCTTCCTTAAATGGAAAGAAAATGGGGGCTTGGGGCGAATTTGGAGTGCTTTCCTTCAACGGAAATAAAATTATAACCACTTCGGGAGGAGGAGCATTGCTTTCAAATGATAAAAAAATGATTGAAAAGTCTCGGTTTTTAGCTACTCAAGCCAGAGATGAAGCTCCACATTATCAGCACAGTACCATTGGATATAATTACCGAATGAGCAATATTGTTGCAGGAATTGGCAGAGGTCAAATGGAGGTTCTTACTGAAAGAGTTAACCGACGTCGAGAAATAAATTCTTGGTATAAAAAAATGCTAAAGGATATTCCTGGCCTTGTTTTTCATTCAGAACCGAACTCCGATTACTATTCCAATTTTTGGCTGACTGCCATTTTGATTGATCCACTAAAAGCGAAAGGAATTACGCGTGAAATGGTTCGGTTGAGTCTTGAGAAGGAACATATTGAATCTCGTCCTTTGTGGAAACCAATGCATCTTCAACCTATTTTTGAGGATTGTCCATTTTATGGGACAGGTGTTTCTGAGCGTTTGTTTGAAGAGGGTTTATGTCTGCCATCCGGAAGCAATCTAAGTGAAAATGAGATGCAACGTATTTCCATTAGTTTGAAAAAACTATTCTGA
- a CDS encoding acyl carrier protein: MKEVVVKILESLRPGEDYVKSENFVVDGLLDSFDLIVLVSELDEHFTISIKGTDIIPENFMNIEAINTLLTKYTS, encoded by the coding sequence ATGAAAGAAGTAGTAGTTAAGATATTAGAATCGTTAAGACCGGGTGAAGATTATGTGAAATCGGAAAACTTTGTCGTGGATGGTTTGCTTGATTCTTTTGATTTAATAGTATTGGTTTCAGAACTTGATGAACATTTTACCATTTCAATCAAGGGAACTGACATTATTCCAGAGAATTTTATGAATATTGAAGCCATCAATACATTATTAACCAAATATACTTCCTAA
- a CDS encoding amino acid adenylation domain-containing protein, which produces MRIHVMEYLENSFSKYKEKVAVVDGDRRINFGDLRSSSLTILQYLVNSQLATNSPIAVYLPKSVESIFCYCGISYSGNFYVPLDIKSPQERMAIIVDSLSPKLILTNRKLKNNLLKIGYPLELIIEIEDILKHEEGIEKEFNLPSDHIDTNPAYILYTSGSTGIPKGVIVPHRAVIDYIDWVIEQFSIDDTSIIGNQAPFFFDQSVFDLFLMMATGSTIVLIPESFFIFPAKLLKYLNEEKINLFFWVPSLLVNIANFKLLDQIEMPYLKKVFFGGEVMSTRHLNYWRQKLPDLMYVNMYGPTEITVDCTYYIVNREISDDESVPIGFPCRNSGVLILNDNNQLTKVGELGELCVRGSSLALGYYNNKEKTDEVFVQNPLNKNYPEKIYRTGDVVYRNEINEIIYVCRKDFQIQHLGHRIELGEVEVAVMGLDVIENACVLYNSVKKEITLFFISDQKVAVRDLRLALSQKLSKYMIPTVCIQLEEMPLTSNGKINRNAIKQQLMR; this is translated from the coding sequence ATGAGAATACATGTTATGGAATATTTAGAAAATAGTTTTTCTAAATATAAAGAAAAGGTGGCTGTCGTAGATGGTGATCGTAGAATAAACTTTGGTGATTTAAGAAGCAGTTCTTTGACAATTTTACAGTATTTGGTAAACTCACAATTAGCTACAAATTCGCCAATTGCTGTGTACTTGCCAAAATCAGTGGAAAGTATATTTTGCTATTGTGGTATTTCCTACAGTGGTAACTTTTATGTGCCTTTGGATATTAAATCGCCACAAGAAAGAATGGCTATTATTGTAGACTCCTTATCTCCCAAATTAATTTTAACAAATCGTAAATTAAAAAATAATTTGTTAAAAATAGGTTATCCTTTAGAATTGATTATTGAGATTGAAGATATATTGAAGCATGAGGAGGGAATTGAAAAAGAGTTTAATCTGCCAAGCGATCATATCGACACAAATCCGGCATATATTTTATATACCTCAGGTTCTACAGGTATACCCAAAGGGGTAATTGTTCCTCATCGAGCTGTTATTGATTATATTGATTGGGTTATTGAGCAATTTTCAATAGATGATACATCTATTATTGGTAATCAGGCACCATTTTTCTTTGATCAGTCTGTTTTTGATCTCTTTTTAATGATGGCTACAGGATCAACAATCGTGCTAATCCCTGAAAGCTTTTTTATATTTCCTGCAAAATTATTAAAATACCTAAATGAGGAAAAAATCAATCTGTTTTTTTGGGTTCCTTCATTATTGGTTAATATTGCAAATTTTAAATTGTTAGATCAGATTGAAATGCCCTATCTTAAAAAGGTGTTTTTTGGTGGTGAAGTGATGTCGACGAGGCACCTAAATTATTGGAGGCAAAAATTGCCTGATCTTATGTATGTGAACATGTATGGTCCAACAGAGATTACGGTTGATTGTACCTATTATATTGTAAATCGTGAAATTAGCGATGACGAATCTGTACCGATTGGTTTTCCATGTAGAAACTCAGGGGTGCTAATACTGAATGATAATAACCAGTTGACAAAGGTAGGAGAGCTTGGAGAATTGTGTGTAAGAGGAAGTTCATTAGCTTTAGGTTATTATAATAATAAAGAAAAAACAGATGAAGTTTTCGTTCAAAATCCTTTGAACAAGAATTATCCTGAAAAGATATATCGTACAGGAGATGTTGTGTATCGGAACGAAATAAATGAAATTATTTATGTTTGTAGAAAGGATTTCCAAATTCAACATTTAGGTCACAGAATTGAGTTAGGAGAGGTGGAAGTAGCCGTAATGGGTTTAGATGTTATCGAAAATGCATGCGTTTTATATAATTCCGTTAAAAAAGAGATTACACTTTTCTTTATTTCAGATCAGAAAGTGGCAGTCAGAGATTTGAGACTTGCCTTATCTCAAAAATTATCTAAGTATATGATTCCAACTGTTTGCATTCAGTTGGAAGAAATGCCACTTACTTCCAATGGCAAAATTAACCGAAATGCAATAAAACAACAGTTAATGAGATAA